In Aegilops tauschii subsp. strangulata cultivar AL8/78 chromosome 3, Aet v6.0, whole genome shotgun sequence, one genomic interval encodes:
- the LOC109759375 gene encoding 1-aminocyclopropane-1-carboxylate oxidase homolog 1-like yields MYIYTVNTPRLANQSMASDHERLLALTAFDDTKAGVKGLVDAGVTAVPSIFHHPPECLPAADAELHHLTIPVIDLASDSRVALVAQVKAAAQAVGFFQVVNHDVPDDLLAEMLASVRRFHESPVETKRAYYSRDHRRRVQFNSNFYLFQSPAASWRDTMFLQMPLPASEEIPEACRAVAPEYARQVQRVGRALFELLSEALGLDPSYLEEETMCLDRVNIGGHYYPACPEPHLTLGTSRHSDASLLTVLLQDTVGGLQVLVDDDKWVDVPAVPGALVVNVGDYLQLMSNNRFKSVEHRVVANSVDSRVSVACFIAPNPSSARVLAPIVTGDGAVARYRSTTVDDMFRYYRNRTKALNGTSALQHFTI; encoded by the coding sequence atgtatatatatactgtCAACACACCTAGGCTAGCTAATCAATCCATGGCTTCCGACCATGAGCGCCTCCTAGCACTCACGGCCTTCGACGACACCAAGGCCGGCGTCAAAGGCCTTGTCGATGCTGGGGTCACCGCCGTCCCATCCATCTTCCACCACCCGCCCGAATGCCTCCCTGCAGCGGATGCCGAGCTCCACCACTTGACCATACCGGTCATCGACCTGGCGTCTGACTCGCGAGTCGCGCTGGTTGCCCAAGTGAAGGCGGCCGCGCAGGCGGTGGGCTTCTTCCAGGTGGTGAACCACGACGTGCCGGACGACCTTCTCGCCGAGATGCTCGCCTCGGTGCGCCGCTTCCACGAGTCTCCCGTGGAGACGAAGCGCGCGTACTACAGCCGGGACCACCGCCGAAGAGTCCAGTTCAATTCCAACTTCTACCTGTTCCAGTCGCCGGCAGCCAGCTGGCGCGACACCATGTTCCTCCAGATGCCACTGCCGGCGTCAGAGGAGATCCCGGAGGCCTGCAGGGCCGTCGCGCCGGAGTACGCTCGGCAGGTGCAGCGGGTAGGCCGTGCGCTATTCGAGCTGCTGTCGGAGGCGCTGGGTCTGGATCCAAGCTACCTGGAGGAGGAGACCATGTGCCTGGACCGGGTGAACATCGGCGGCCACTATTACCCGGCGTGCCCGGAGCCACACCTCACGCTGGGCACCAGCAGGCACTCCGACGCCAGCCTCCTCACCGTGCTCCTCCAGGACACCGTCGGCGGCCTCCAAGTGCTCGTCGATGACGACAAGTGGGTGGACGTGCCGGCCGTGCCGGGGGCGCTGGTGGTCAACGTCGGCGACTACCTGCAGCTCATGTCCAACAACAGATTCAAGAGCGTGGAACACCGTGTGGTGGCTAACAGCGTGGATTCCAGGGTGTCGGTTGCCTGCTTCATCGCGCCAAACCCGTCGTCCGCCAGGGTGCTCGCGCCCATCGTCACCGGTGACGGCGCCGTCGCGCGGTACAGGAGCACCACGGTGGACGACATGTTCCGCTACTACAGGAACAGGACTAAGGCTCTCAACGGCACCTCCGCACTCCAGCATTTCACCATCTGA